The genomic region GAAAAAAGAAATATGTCAAAACCCCAAAATATTATCAGCATTATCCCACTCGTTCTGTGTCCATATTAACGTGTCACTTCCTTCCAGAGCAGGCCAGGGTTTTTCAAAGCCATGACAAAACAGGAAGTACTGTCCCGGAACAAGAAGTCAAACTACTGTTCCAATCCAGGTGGTCCATAATGTCCTGTTATGTCCCCACACTGCTCCCAGTTCTCGTAGGGCCTTGGGGGCCAACGGAGAGGGGAGTGGGTCTCAGGTCCCCCTACCACTTCCTCAAGGGAGCTGTTAGCGCATAGTGCTAGCATGCACCGTCTTTTATTCTCCTTTTTAAAGTCACACTTTCCTTAAAACGGAAAGTTTTAATATTCATTAAAAGCGGGAAAAAAAACGTGCTTTTCAACCCCTTCTTCTCTGAGTCCATTCTAAAAGCTAGCACCATGACATTTTTTTTAAGCTACACGTTCATTGTTCATAAAAAAATAGTGCTTGTTTTTTCTTTCCTTTGACGTAATCCGTGGCGATGTGCAATTTTGCAGACTTCTTTTCTGCTTTTTGTTTGTGATTAAAAGGTGCTGGAACAGGAATCTAATTTTACAAAATAATTCCTTACAGTGTGGAAGTCCATTTATAGTTAGAGGTGCAAACTAATAACAAAAAGGACTAACAGAGAGATAATTTTTCTGCTTCGGGAAAGCGTTCTTTTATGCAAGCCGTTTCTTCACTTTCTGTTGTCTTCCACAAGGACAAAAAACATTCCGCCTGCTGTCCTCTTGACACTTGCAAGCCATAGAGCTCTTTCATCTTTcttttcttcctttctttctttttttttatttaagGATCCACCTAAATTGCATTCAGCCAAATAGTTCACTTTTTGTTCATTGATTGTGTCTCGGTCTTTTGTGTCGGTGAATgaaagagagagcgcaagagTGAGAGTCAGGACAGGAAGAATGTGAACGTATGTTTGAGTGTCTGGGTGAGGGGGTCTAGGGTAGGTTTGGGGTCAAAAAGTAGTAGATGGGcaggggggtgggtgggggggttggttggttggtgggctCGGACGggatttgggggtggggggaAAGGTCAAAAGAGGACTTGCCACAGAAATGACGTCAGAGACAAAGCTATAATCCCCtagtctttttttcttcttcatctccctccaaaCTCGTTGTCTGTGCAAAGGGCTTTCGATGGGGGAGTTGGGGTGCTGGTGAGGAGGCTCAATTGTGGCTGACGTAGTTGTCCGTGGGGGGCAGGACTGGGGGAAGCTTGCTGGGCAGGGTGATCAGAGGCCGGTGGAACATTGCCTGCTCTTGGGCCTTGATCTTCACCGCCTGCCTCCGGAACTTCCGGGCCCTGAGGATGGCCGGGACGCCCCTCCGGAGCCGCTGAGCAGCCTTCCTCTGCCACGCCTCATATTTGGAATACTTCACAGTCACATGTTTTCTTGGGACATCCTGTGGAGttgggaaaaagagggagagagagttgaaagAATTGTCGTTACATTCGGAGCTCACCGTACCTTTGAAGGTCGCCGCTGATTCTGATTACAACGGCCATTTTCACCTGACAACCCCTAAAGAAAGTTGTCAACAAGAGCTCGGCTCCGCCCCCTCATCATAATGTCTGAGGGAATGCGGGAGGCTATCTCAATGTGACCACACATTCATTGTTCACTAAAtgacccctcccccaacacacacctatCTCGGCAGTAAACACATTCCGGTGAAAAAACACCATCCCTGGCCAATTCCTTAAAACGGTGAGACTGGGAAATCCCCatgcagagggggaggggggttgtttgtgtgtgtgtgcgcatgcatgcatatgagagagatagagaatgggTGGGTGGGGGCAGAATTTATGCATGCCACTTTGAGAGTACTCTGTGTGAaagtgtctctttctccctagacacacacacacatcaattgCAGTTTATCTCCCCATTCACTCCCCAGCCTGGAAACAtctgggcgagagagagagcagtcaaCTCGTTTCACTGCCAAGGCACGACTGGGGATGTGTCCCAACATATCCCCCTCACACTCACAACACCTAGTAGACATGTACCATTAGTCTTTAACATACCTAAACAGTCAAATAGTCCTAAACGGTCTTAAACAGTCATTAGCTGTCCTAAATAGTTCTATCGCCACCTTATCTCACAACCAACTGATGTTGACATTAAATGGCAGTTGAAAGTCAAAACGGAGGGATATCTATCTATCCAGCCCTGAGGGGGTAGTCGTAAAGAACAGGAGATGAGAAGAGGAAGACATTTAAGAGTTTTGGAATGCTGCCCACAGTTGAGGTTGTTGTTCACAGAGTTAAAAAGCCTGCAGCTTCTTTTGAAGTTTTCGTGTGCACGCTTTTGACTTGATTCACAGTGACTGTTTCTCAGGGCTCGATAGCTATTGCTGTTTCAGTGAAGGTTGCCAAATGTATGCACATTTTGGAGCATCTAGTGTTCCATGACTAATCGAGGCACATTGCAAATGTTGAAAAAAGGAACTTGATGTTCTTTGTTTGGGTTGTTTTGAAGGGGGCTGAATGGATCTGACCCTAAACAGGCAGGTGTAACGTGTTACAACAACATTTTCTAATCTGCTCACTTTCTCACCAGCTGTGACCAACCTGCAGTTGAACCTTATCCGCTCTACCCAAATGTACTCTCGGGCCCTGATGTTTTCCACCTCGGTCAGCAGTCTCGGAAGGAGATACTTGCTTACCACCGACTATTTTCGCAAGATAACACAACCCTCAAACTGCTTTATCGCCACTCCCACAGACTGGGGCATACGGGTTCAGCACGCGGTGGAACGGAGACAAGTGAGATGTGGGGATAGATAGGGACGCATACGGACAGGTCAAGGACAGAAGAGGACAGGTAGGGCTGGTTTCCTGGTTTTCCCATACAGGCCGTACCTGTTTGATTGTGGGCACCATGGGAATGATCTGTAGAGAGGTGGCCGACACGTCCCTCTCTGACTTGGCAGGTTTGGCACAGTACTGCT from Oncorhynchus masou masou isolate Uvic2021 chromosome 22, UVic_Omas_1.1, whole genome shotgun sequence harbors:
- the igf2b gene encoding insulin-like growth factor 2b, with translation METQKRHEHHSVCHTCRRTENRRMKVKMMSSSNRVLVIALALTLYIVEVASAETLCGGELVDALQFVCEDRGFYFSRPTSRSNSRRSQNRGIVEECCFRSCDLNLLEQYCAKPAKSERDVSATSLQIIPMVPTIKQDVPRKHVTVKYSKYEAWQRKAAQRLRRGVPAILRARKFRRQAVKIKAQEQAMFHRPLITLPSKLPPVLPPTDNYVSHN